A part of Camelus ferus isolate YT-003-E chromosome 6, BCGSAC_Cfer_1.0, whole genome shotgun sequence genomic DNA contains:
- the FAM161B gene encoding protein FAM161B isoform X1 produces the protein MTVGRPAGASDGAQWSRQIFPPKSSSDTEAEEELSGDGLVLPRAGKLSEFLSSEEETDSTSDSSGSFYETLQALRQKGRWCLLESLCPSDPGSGESLSEDDEDLESFFQDKGRGKPQVQCPPSPRSGSMRRCSSLSNLPSNVPKVQAQPPLGSRPPSQHRSISSWASSITVPQPFRMTLREARKKAQWLASPASFEHERQQAQKQGQEEAECHRQFRAQPVPAHVYLPLYKEIMERSEARRQAGIQKRKELLLSSLRPFSFLEKEEQRKKVAQQRDLATTAKAKVPRQKATRRIPKSILEPALGDKLQEAELLRKIRIQMRALDMLQTASSPIASSRSRTDPRPRTASRTQEEKLGFLHTDFGFQPRVNPAVPDYEGLYKAFQKRAAKRRDTREVTRNKPFLLRTASPRRTQRPCDAAASEGRRESPQPPATPLPRSHSLSGLASLSANTLPVHITDATRRRESAVRISLEKKDKANESTHWLEMHKKKCQSISKSVTLRAKAMDPHKSLEEVFKAKLKENRNNDHKRAKEYKKELEEMRKRIQVRPYLFEQVTKDLARKEAEQRYRDTLKQAGLDEDFVRNKGQGHRALQRREQSEVHDCPSINETTKLSIRNPQQDLEESLEPPTNPKKELEELS, from the exons ATGACCGTGGGGAGGCCTGCGGGAGCCTCCGACGGCGCTCAGTGGAGCCGTCAg atatttccccccaaatcctcctcagacacagaggcagaagaggagcTGTCTGGGGATGGGCTGGTTTTGCCCAGGGCTGGCAAGCTCAGTGAGTTCCTCagctcagaggaggaaacagattcTACTTCTGACTCAAGTGGGAGCTTTTACGAGACCCTGCAGGCTCTAAGGCAAAAGGGCAGGTGGTGCCTTTTGGAATCCCTTTGTCCATCTGACCCAGGCAGTGGTGAGAGCCTCTCTGAAGATGATGAGGACCTGGAGAGTTTCTTCCAAGACAAAGGCAGGGGGAAGCCGCAGGTGCAGTGCCCTCCGTCTCCAAG GTCTGGCTCCATGAGGCGCTGCAGCTCCTTGAGCAACCTGCCCTCCAACGTTCCCAAGGTTCAGGCTCAGCCACCCTTGggctccaggcctccctcccagcacAGAAGCATCAGTTCCTGGGCCTCATCCATCACCGTCCCTCAACCGTTCCGCATGACGCTGCGTGAGGCCAGGAAGAAGGCCCAGTGgctggcctctcctgcctcctttgaGCATGAGAGGCAGCAAGCCCAGAAGCAGGGCCAGGAGGAGGCCGAGTGCCACCGGCAGTTCCGGGCACAGCCTGTGCCTGCGCACGTCTACCTGCCCCTCTACAAGGAGATCATGGAGCGCAGCGAGGCCCGAAGGCAGGCAGGGATCCAGAAGAGGAAGGAGCTGCTTCTCTCTTCATTGAGGCCCTTCAGtttcctggagaaggaggagcagcGAAAGAAAGTCGCTCAACAGAGGGACTTGGCCACCACAGCTAAGGCCAAAGTCCCCAGGCAGAAGGCCACCAGAAGGATCCCCAAGTCCATTCTGGAGCCAGCCCTCGGGGACAAACTCCAGG AAGCTGAGCTCTTGAGGAAAATTCGCATCCAAATGAGAGCCCTGGACATGCTCCAGACAGCCTCCTCCCCCATTGCCTCCTCCAGGAGCCGGACTGACCCACGGCCTCGAACAGCCTCCCGAACCCAGGAGGAAAAGCTTGGCTTTCTGCATACTGACTTTGGATTCCAGCCTCGGGTGAATCCTGCTGTTCCTGACTATGAGGGCCTTTACAAGGCCTTCCAGAAAAGAGCTGCCAAGAGAAGAGACACCCGGGAGGTGACTCGCAACAAGCCCTTCTTGCTGAGAACCGCCAGCCCGCGTCGCACTCAGAGGCCCTGTGATGCCGCTGCCTCTGAAGGAAGGAGG GAATCTCCACAGCCACCTGCCACACCCCTGCCAAGGAGTCATTCTCTGAGTGGCCTTGCTTCCCTCTCTGCTAACACCCTTCCTGTGCACATCACAGACGCCACCAGGAGGAGGGAATCTGCAGTCAG aatttcacttgaaaaaaaggacaaagcaaATGAGAGTACTCACTGGTTGGAGATGCACAAAAAGAAGTGTCAATCAATATCTAAATCCGTGACCTTGCGTGCAAAAGCCATGGATCCCCATAAAAGTCTGGAGGAGGTGTTCAAAGCAAAGCTGAAAGAGAATCG GAACAATGACCATAAAAGAGCAAAAGAGTATAAGAAAGAAttggaggaaatgaggaagagaatACAAGTAAGGCCCTATCTCTTCGAACAAGTTACCAAG GACCTTgccaggaaggaagcagaacaGCGGTATCGAGACACCCTGAAGCAGGCTGGGCTGGACGAAGACTTTGTGAGGAACAAGGGTCAGGGTCACCGGGCTTTACAACGGAGGGAGCAGTCAGAAGTCCATGATTGTCCCAG
- the FAM161B gene encoding protein FAM161B isoform X2: protein MTVGRPAGASDGAQWSRQIFPPKSSSDTEAEEELSGDGLVLPRAGKLSEFLSSEEETDSTSDSSGSFYETLQALRQKGRWCLLESLCPSDPGSGESLSEDDEDLESFFQDKGRGKPQVQCPPSPRSGSMRRCSSLSNLPSNVPKVQAQPPLGSRPPSQHRSISSWASSITVPQPFRMTLREARKKAQWLASPASFEHERQQAQKQGQEEAECHRQFRAQPVPAHVYLPLYKEIMERSEARRQAGIQKRKELLLSSLRPFSFLEKEEQRKKVAQQRDLATTAKAKVPRQKATRRIPKSILEPALGDKLQEAELLRKIRIQMRALDMLQTASSPIASSRSRTDPRPRTASRTQEEKLGFLHTDFGFQPRVNPAVPDYEGLYKAFQKRAAKRRDTREVTRNKPFLLRTASPRRTQRPCDAAASEGRRESPQPPATPLPRSHSLSGLASLSANTLPVHITDATRRRESAVRISLEKKDKANESTHWLEMHKKKCQSISKSVTLRAKAMDPHKSLEEVFKAKLKENRNNDHKRAKEYKKELEEMRKRIQVRPYLFEQVTKDLARKEAEQRYRDTLKQAGLDEDFVRNKGQGHRALQRREQSEVHDCPRFTYPPQRQRTQMLLNHTTATHKK, encoded by the exons ATGACCGTGGGGAGGCCTGCGGGAGCCTCCGACGGCGCTCAGTGGAGCCGTCAg atatttccccccaaatcctcctcagacacagaggcagaagaggagcTGTCTGGGGATGGGCTGGTTTTGCCCAGGGCTGGCAAGCTCAGTGAGTTCCTCagctcagaggaggaaacagattcTACTTCTGACTCAAGTGGGAGCTTTTACGAGACCCTGCAGGCTCTAAGGCAAAAGGGCAGGTGGTGCCTTTTGGAATCCCTTTGTCCATCTGACCCAGGCAGTGGTGAGAGCCTCTCTGAAGATGATGAGGACCTGGAGAGTTTCTTCCAAGACAAAGGCAGGGGGAAGCCGCAGGTGCAGTGCCCTCCGTCTCCAAG GTCTGGCTCCATGAGGCGCTGCAGCTCCTTGAGCAACCTGCCCTCCAACGTTCCCAAGGTTCAGGCTCAGCCACCCTTGggctccaggcctccctcccagcacAGAAGCATCAGTTCCTGGGCCTCATCCATCACCGTCCCTCAACCGTTCCGCATGACGCTGCGTGAGGCCAGGAAGAAGGCCCAGTGgctggcctctcctgcctcctttgaGCATGAGAGGCAGCAAGCCCAGAAGCAGGGCCAGGAGGAGGCCGAGTGCCACCGGCAGTTCCGGGCACAGCCTGTGCCTGCGCACGTCTACCTGCCCCTCTACAAGGAGATCATGGAGCGCAGCGAGGCCCGAAGGCAGGCAGGGATCCAGAAGAGGAAGGAGCTGCTTCTCTCTTCATTGAGGCCCTTCAGtttcctggagaaggaggagcagcGAAAGAAAGTCGCTCAACAGAGGGACTTGGCCACCACAGCTAAGGCCAAAGTCCCCAGGCAGAAGGCCACCAGAAGGATCCCCAAGTCCATTCTGGAGCCAGCCCTCGGGGACAAACTCCAGG AAGCTGAGCTCTTGAGGAAAATTCGCATCCAAATGAGAGCCCTGGACATGCTCCAGACAGCCTCCTCCCCCATTGCCTCCTCCAGGAGCCGGACTGACCCACGGCCTCGAACAGCCTCCCGAACCCAGGAGGAAAAGCTTGGCTTTCTGCATACTGACTTTGGATTCCAGCCTCGGGTGAATCCTGCTGTTCCTGACTATGAGGGCCTTTACAAGGCCTTCCAGAAAAGAGCTGCCAAGAGAAGAGACACCCGGGAGGTGACTCGCAACAAGCCCTTCTTGCTGAGAACCGCCAGCCCGCGTCGCACTCAGAGGCCCTGTGATGCCGCTGCCTCTGAAGGAAGGAGG GAATCTCCACAGCCACCTGCCACACCCCTGCCAAGGAGTCATTCTCTGAGTGGCCTTGCTTCCCTCTCTGCTAACACCCTTCCTGTGCACATCACAGACGCCACCAGGAGGAGGGAATCTGCAGTCAG aatttcacttgaaaaaaaggacaaagcaaATGAGAGTACTCACTGGTTGGAGATGCACAAAAAGAAGTGTCAATCAATATCTAAATCCGTGACCTTGCGTGCAAAAGCCATGGATCCCCATAAAAGTCTGGAGGAGGTGTTCAAAGCAAAGCTGAAAGAGAATCG GAACAATGACCATAAAAGAGCAAAAGAGTATAAGAAAGAAttggaggaaatgaggaagagaatACAAGTAAGGCCCTATCTCTTCGAACAAGTTACCAAG GACCTTgccaggaaggaagcagaacaGCGGTATCGAGACACCCTGAAGCAGGCTGGGCTGGACGAAGACTTTGTGAGGAACAAGGGTCAGGGTCACCGGGCTTTACAACGGAGGGAGCAGTCAGAAGTCCATGATTGTCCCAG